In Paenibacillus xylanilyticus, the genomic window TTTTCCATAGGGAGGTAAGTTCAGTGACTAAATCTACACATATTGGTACAGTCAATGAAGTAAGAAGTGCCATTCAAAACCGGCGTACCGTTAAAAAGTTTAAGAAAGAAGCTGTGCCTACAGAACAGATTATCGAGCTGTTGGATACGGCTGTGTGGGCACCAAACCATAAATTGCGTGAGCCTTGGAGATTTTTGTTATTTACCGGAGATGGGCGGAAGAAGCTTGCAGAAGCGATTGAAGCAGAGATGGGCGAAGATAACAAATTTTCAGCCAATGTTATGCAGGTACCATCGATCATGCTTGTGGTTCTGGAAGAGGATCCAAGACAAAATATATGGGATGAGGATTTTGCTGCAGTAAGTGCACTGGTGCAGAACTTTATGCTGGCTGCATGGAGTGAAGATATTGGAACCTTTTGGGTAACCAAGCCTTTCCTGTATGCACCGAAATTCCGCAAACCACTGGGGATTGAGGCTGGCGAGAAAATTGTCGGTATGGTCTACATGGGTTATCCGGAGGTCATCCCTTCTGCGAAAGAACGTACACCGGCCAAAGACAAACTTACCCTTTTTGATTAAGTAAATAGAATGCCCTGTCCGTGTCTTAACCAATAAACCGTTCAAGGTCTCCTTTCAGTGAAATGAGGGAGATAACTTGAACGGTTTTTTTAGTGGCGTCATTGAAGAGATTTTATATGTTATGAGCTGGAGCTGCTAAGGGTCTAAAACAAATTCAGATCCAACTGCCGATACTGAATCGCCTCAGCTACATGAGCCGTTAAAATTTCGCCGTCATGATCCAGATCGGCAATCGTCTGTGCCATCTTGATAATGCGATCGTGAGCACGCATGCTTAAGTTAAGAGCCTGCAGTGTGTGCTGGAGCAGATGGTCTGCTTCTGAGGGAAGACGTGCAGTTCGGCGGAGCAGTCTTCCGGATAACTGACTATTCCAACGCACAGAGCTGCTCGCATAACGCTTAGCCTGGATATGATGAGCGTGGACAACTTTGGCTTGCATCTCGGCAGAAGTGGGGGAAGGTGCTGCCTTCCGCCATTCGCCAGGTGGAGGAACCTCGACCTGCAAATCTATCCGATCCAGCAAAGGGCCCGAGATTTTGGCCCGATAAGCTGCAACGCGGGAAGGGCTGCAGATACAGCGCTGATCCTCGGATTGAGCGGACAAATATCCGCATGGGCAGGGATTCATGGAGCATGCAAGCATAAACTGCGCAGGAAACGTAAAAGCAGCTCTTGCCCGGCTTATGGTGACCGTATGATCCTCCAGCGGCTGCCGTAAAACTTCAAGCACTTGACGATGAAACTCAGGAAGCTCATCAAGGAACAGAATACCGCGGTGTGCAAGGCTGACTTCGCCCGGCTTCGGAATACCGCTACCACCGATGAGGCCGGAGGTGGATATCGTATGATGTGGGGACCGGAAGGGGCGTTCCGTGACCAAACCGTTGGACGTTTCTTTCAGTTTCCCAGCAGCACTCAGCACTTTGGTAACTTCCAGTGATTCTTCCTCGGATAACGGAGGGAGAATAGTGGGCAGACGTTTGATCAGCATCGTTTTGCCAGTCCCTGGTGGACCCACTAGCAATATATTATGCATCCCTGCTGCGGCAATCATCAGTGCACGCTTCACATGATGTTGGCCTAGGACGTCACTGTAGTCATCGCTTAACGAAGCCGGAATAAGAGTATTGGCATTGGGGTTGGAGAGACCCTGTTCAGATGCAGCTGGTTTCATAAGGTGAGCGAAGTTATTCAAAACAACCGTTCCCGCTTTGGACAAGACCCCATCTTTTGTCTGGGAATCAGGCTTATCTGGCGCAATGTCTCTTAGATGACCAATTCCATATACGTTAATACCGCTAATTAACGAAGCTTCTGCCAGATTATCAACGGGGAGGAGAACGGAAGTGAAGCCTTGACGCTTAGCCAGATCCACCATGGCAAGTACACCTGGTACGGATCGAACTGAGCCATCCAAAGCGAGTTCGCCGAGTAAAAGTGTTCTTTCCTGGGATGGCAGCACGAGCTGCCCACTAGTCATTAGCAAAGCTACAGCAATGGCAAGATCAAATGAAGAGCCTTCCTTACGCAGGTCAGCAGGGGCTAGATTAATCGTAATCCGTTGTAATGGATATTGATAACCGCAATTTTTTACAGCAGCACGAACACGCTCTACTGCTTCACGAATGGCCGAATCTGGCAAGCCGATAATGGAAGTTTGGGGCAATCCATTGGATAAATCCGTTTCCACTTCGATTAATACCCCGTCAATTCCATATAAACATGCGCTATATAATTTTCCGTACATAATAAAAAGAAACACCTCACTTCGTCCTTGGCTGCGCATAATGCGGGCCAGTGTGCGAATTAAGGTGCTTCCTCAGCTTCTAATAAGCATTGTATATAAAAGAAATCAGGGCGTCAACCTGTCTTCATCATCGCTGCA contains:
- a CDS encoding nitroreductase, with the protein product MTKSTHIGTVNEVRSAIQNRRTVKKFKKEAVPTEQIIELLDTAVWAPNHKLREPWRFLLFTGDGRKKLAEAIEAEMGEDNKFSANVMQVPSIMLVVLEEDPRQNIWDEDFAAVSALVQNFMLAAWSEDIGTFWVTKPFLYAPKFRKPLGIEAGEKIVGMVYMGYPEVIPSAKERTPAKDKLTLFD
- a CDS encoding YifB family Mg chelatase-like AAA ATPase translates to MYGKLYSACLYGIDGVLIEVETDLSNGLPQTSIIGLPDSAIREAVERVRAAVKNCGYQYPLQRITINLAPADLRKEGSSFDLAIAVALLMTSGQLVLPSQERTLLLGELALDGSVRSVPGVLAMVDLAKRQGFTSVLLPVDNLAEASLISGINVYGIGHLRDIAPDKPDSQTKDGVLSKAGTVVLNNFAHLMKPAASEQGLSNPNANTLIPASLSDDYSDVLGQHHVKRALMIAAAGMHNILLVGPPGTGKTMLIKRLPTILPPLSEEESLEVTKVLSAAGKLKETSNGLVTERPFRSPHHTISTSGLIGGSGIPKPGEVSLAHRGILFLDELPEFHRQVLEVLRQPLEDHTVTISRARAAFTFPAQFMLACSMNPCPCGYLSAQSEDQRCICSPSRVAAYRAKISGPLLDRIDLQVEVPPPGEWRKAAPSPTSAEMQAKVVHAHHIQAKRYASSSVRWNSQLSGRLLRRTARLPSEADHLLQHTLQALNLSMRAHDRIIKMAQTIADLDHDGEILTAHVAEAIQYRQLDLNLF